ATATCTTCTTTGGCGATTCAGAATTGGCAAAAAAGGATTATTTCAAAACTTTGGTTGCTGGAAATGAAGTTTTTTTACTAAAAAAACAAAATGAAAAATATCAGAAAGTTTATTCTAATTTTAAAGATTATTCCTATTCTTTATCTAAAGATATTACAATCAAATTGATAAAAGAAGGATTACCAAATAAAAAAAATATAAAAATAAATTTATATACTTATAAAGGAAAAGACAAAATAGATTCTGTTCAATTTTACAGAAACATTTCGGGAGAAGGTTTCGGAAAATATAACTGTTTATCTTATTTTGATAAGAAAACTAATAAAATTTGGCAGATACAATATTTTCCTTCAAATCCTTTAAGAGATGATTCTCCATGCATAATTTCTTACTCAGAAAATAATATAACGTTTGATGGTAGAATTAAATCCGATTCGTTGCATTATTTAGATGAATCTTTGGATGTTGAAATGGAGAAGTATAATCTTTATTATTAAGTTTAATTAAAATAATATGCTATATCTTTTTTTTATTTGGTTTTTGATAATGAAAACAAATAAATCTTATATTTGTTTCAATTATTAACCAAAAACACAAATTTATGTCATCAACATCAGAAGTAGGACACGCTAAAAATGTAGCGAACTTCCAAGATTTAATTAGTCGCTCCTTAAAATAGCATCAAACAGACTGACAATCAGTAAATTAATTGTAATTTTTCTTGTTTTTCTTTGCAGGATTTCGTATCTTGGAGCATTAAAACCTTGCAAATATGTTGGGGAAAAATCCAAAAAAGCAGCCAGAATTATTCCGCCCGATGTTGGTGGATTTTATTGATGACAAACACGAACTTGTTCTACTTTCCGAGAAGATAGATTGGGATTATTTTGAGAAAGAATTTTCCCCGCTATATTCCAAGACGGGCAATCCGAGCCATCCGATTCGCTTTATGGTGGGCTGTCTGCTTCTGAAACACCTTTATAATTTGGGAGATGAGACCCTTGCTTCCGCCTGGATCATGAACCCCTACATGCAGTATTTTTGTGGGAGGGTTTTCTTTGAGCACCAGTTTCCCTGCGACCCGAGTAACTTCGTCCACTTCAGGAAAAGAATTGGAGAAAAGGGGATTGAGAAAATCTTCTCCTACAGCGTAAGGATGCACGATGCAAAGACCAGTACATCGAACTTCGTGCTGTCCGACACCACCGTTCAGGAGAACAACACCACTTTTCCCACCGATGCGAAGCTCTGCAAAAAAAAAAGTTCCCTTTTCTTTTCCCGAGAAATGGTTGGGTAAAAACTTTTAATAGAAGCTTTTGTTTATAATCCTGAAATTAAATCTCCGCCTGGATTAATAGTGATTCCAAAATCTGCAAAAATCCCGAAAATAAACAAAGTGGAACTTTTTTATGTCGATGATAAAAAAGGAAGTGTTTTTAGTTTCATGGAAAAACTAAGAGCAAGAGCTTATTGCGTAAATATGTTTTTAAAAGAATTAACTTTTACACTTTGGGAGGATGATGTGAAAGGAGGCGGACACAACACGAACAATAAACCTATAGACACTCTAAAAGCCAGAGTAGATAAAAACGGAGTTGCAGTTGTGGAATTTCCGCTATCCAAAGCGATGATGAAAAAAGCAATGGAAGGAGAAGTGGATGTAAAACAATTAGAGTTTTATGTAACGGTGGAATATTACAAAAACAAGAAACATGCAACGAAAAATGTGGATGTAGATAATCCCAATCCTAAAGTACCCATTAATCCACCGAAGAAAACAGAACCAAAACAACCGCCAAAAGCAAAAGGTTCGCCTGCAGAAAACAAACCCAAATCCAAAAAAGAGGAAAAGGGAATTTTGGATAAAATAGAAGAAAAATGGGACGAGCTTTGGGATTGGTGGGAAATTCCAGGAACAATTAAAAAAGAACAACCTCCAACTGTTCAAAAACCGAAGGGTAGGTCGCCTGCTGTTGTCAAAGAACCACCATTACAAAAAATAGAAGAATCAAAAAAAGGAGATTGTTTTTGTAACAGAGATTTTACTCCAGAAGAGTTCACAAAAATAATACATGATTTGCGAGATAGTGAGACTGGAGTTAAAAGAGATAGTGGATATAATTTATTTGCTGCTTACAATTGTCCTTTGCCTATAAGTGACAGGACAATTGAAAAATTAAGAAATAAGATTAACAATCTTTTTAGAGAATATGATATTAATACATGCATAAGAAAAATACATTTTCTTGCTCAAGTTTATCATGAAACAGATCGATTTAGAACGACTTTAGAGTATGCTACTAAAAAAAGCTATAAACCATATTTTGGTAGAGGTCTAATGCAATTGACTTGGGAATCTAATTACAAAATTTATAAGCATTATAGTGGTGTTGATTGTATTTCTAATTATGGACAGATAGCAAGCAATTTTGATCTTGTTTGTGATTCAGCTGGATGGTATTGGAAACAAGGAAAGGTATTAAGTGTCGGAAGACGTTGGAGAGGTCCATCTGATGCACCAACATACGTTAAGGCGCAAAATCCAGATTATCCGAAAACGACCATTACTTGGAATGATGGGGATGATAAAATCAAGAAATATGGTACTGTTAATTTGGGGTTGATTGCAGATGATGATAAAGTTGATTTAATAAGTTATTTAGTTAATGGAGGTGCAAATGGTCTTCAGGAAAGACGGAATTATGTATTTACCTTGAAATCAATTTTCAAATATCCACAAGAATGTGTTAATAAAAAAACGTCCAAAAATGAAACCAGCTCAACACCTAATGATAAGGTGACAATAAGACTTGTAAGAAAATGGGAGACTAGCAATTCTACTATTGGAGAATTCACTATTGATAATACTGACATTAAAGGTTATTTTTTGGAAGAAAAAGGACCAGATACAACAGTGTCAGGAATTGAACAACGTGTGCCAATTGGAACATATAATTTAGAATGGCATTCTGGGAGTAAAATAAAGAAAGGATTGAAATTATATAATGATGTTGTATCAAAATCACGAGCAATATTAATTCATTCAGGAAATACTGCTAATGACACTGAAGGTTGTTTAATAGCAGGATCTTCTAAATCAAAAGATTTTGTTGGAGGTAGTAGAGCCAAATTGAAAGAGATATTTGACTATGTTGAAGAAATTGGAATTGAAGGATCTAAAATAATAATAACTCAAGCATATGAATAAATTTTTGTTGGTACTTTTTTTTGTACTATTATCTTGTAAGGGAAACTCGCAAGAAGAAAATAAAGCAAATAAAATAGAAGATCTAAAAGCTTCATTTTTAAGTAAAAATGAAGCGGAATTTCTCAATAACTTTCCTAAAACATTTGTAGTTTTTAATGATACTTTTGGTTGGGATGAAGTTAAAAATTCCCAAGAACCATTATATAATGATGCTAATAAATATATTGATTACTGGTTTTCATTATTGCAAAAATCAAAATATAAAAAGTATGAATCACAAATTATCAGTATTTCTAAAGAAGGTAAATGGGATGCAGATGCAATTGAATACTTTAGAAAAAGTGCTGTAAATTATATAAAAAAAGAGAATAAATATGATTTAATAAACTCTTTAAATAATGAAGATGCTAAGTCTGTACTTAATTTTTTTTATGGTTCTCCAAGTCCTATATTCGATGCTATATTTTTTAAAAATTTAGATAATGAAAAAAAAATTATTGTAAAAAAAATGCTTTCAAACAACATTTCAGAAGACAAAAAAAGAGGTACTTTTTCTACATATGAAAATAATAACAATTTTTTTATAAAAACTTTTGATGTAAATAAGGATGGGGTTTTAGATAAAATCGTTAGCAATAAACCTTATCAAGAAAACACTGATTTGTTTGTCTTTTATGGAAACAAAGAAAACGATTATCAATTAGTTTTAGAAACCATCAATTTTTCTGAAGATGGAGGCAATATTATTGAAAGCATATATCCGATAACAAATGAAAAAGGGTTTATGGTAAAAACTTATTTTCCTGATAGGGGTTATTATGAGAAAGAATATTATATTATTCCACAAAATAATAATTGGATACTCAGAAATATTATTTACAAAACAATGTCTGACGTTTCTGAAAATGCAGTAAAATACATCTGTGATGTTAAACAGAATATTGATATTACGAAGTCAAATTGGAGTGATAAAATAAATGAAATTCCCGAAGAGAACGAAAGAAATAAAAAGTGCAGAATTGAAAACAATTCAAATGAAAATAAACAATATTTCATTCAAGACTCTGATGGTTATACTAATCTCAGAAAAGATAAAACCTCAACTTCTGAAATTTTACAAAAAATAAAATCAGGAGAA
The sequence above is a segment of the Chryseobacterium taklimakanense genome. Coding sequences within it:
- a CDS encoding transposase, with translation MLGKNPKKQPELFRPMLVDFIDDKHELVLLSEKIDWDYFEKEFSPLYSKTGNPSHPIRFMVGCLLLKHLYNLGDETLASAWIMNPYMQYFCGRVFFEHQFPCDPSNFVHFRKRIGEKGIEKIFSYSVRMHDAKTSTSNFVLSDTTVQENNTTFPTDAKLCKKKSSLFFSREMVG
- a CDS encoding DUF5675 family protein; this translates as MELFYVDDKKGSVFSFMEKLRARAYCVNMFLKELTFTLWEDDVKGGGHNTNNKPIDTLKARVDKNGVAVVEFPLSKAMMKKAMEGEVDVKQLEFYVTVEYYKNKKHATKNVDVDNPNPKVPINPPKKTEPKQPPKAKGSPAENKPKSKKEEKGILDKIEEKWDELWDWWEIPGTIKKEQPPTVQKPKGRSPAVVKEPPLQKIEESKKGDCFCNRDFTPEEFTKIIHDLRDSETGVKRDSGYNLFAAYNCPLPISDRTIEKLRNKINNLFREYDINTCIRKIHFLAQVYHETDRFRTTLEYATKKSYKPYFGRGLMQLTWESNYKIYKHYSGVDCISNYGQIASNFDLVCDSAGWYWKQGKVLSVGRRWRGPSDAPTYVKAQNPDYPKTTITWNDGDDKIKKYGTVNLGLIADDDKVDLISYLVNGGANGLQERRNYVFTLKSIFKYPQECVNKKTSKNETSSTPNDKVTIRLVRKWETSNSTIGEFTIDNTDIKGYFLEEKGPDTTVSGIEQRVPIGTYNLEWHSGSKIKKGLKLYNDVVSKSRAILIHSGNTANDTEGCLIAGSSKSKDFVGGSRAKLKEIFDYVEEIGIEGSKIIITQAYE
- a CDS encoding SH3 domain-containing protein yields the protein MNKFLLVLFFVLLSCKGNSQEENKANKIEDLKASFLSKNEAEFLNNFPKTFVVFNDTFGWDEVKNSQEPLYNDANKYIDYWFSLLQKSKYKKYESQIISISKEGKWDADAIEYFRKSAVNYIKKENKYDLINSLNNEDAKSVLNFFYGSPSPIFDAIFFKNLDNEKKIIVKKMLSNNISEDKKRGTFSTYENNNNFFIKTFDVNKDGVLDKIVSNKPYQENTDLFVFYGNKENDYQLVLETINFSEDGGNIIESIYPITNEKGFMVKTYFPDRGYYEKEYYIIPQNNNWILRNIIYKTMSDVSENAVKYICDVKQNIDITKSNWSDKINEIPEENERNKKCRIENNSNENKQYFIQDSDGYTNLRKDKTSTSEILQKIKSGEHIEVLDNTGDWFLIKTKEGKEGYVHKSRIKTE